In the genome of Treponema pedis, one region contains:
- a CDS encoding methyl-accepting chemotaxis protein, whose amino-acid sequence MRDLQGKITGVISAYLLGDSLSNLISDIIVGETGTAYLISPEGIIIGNRRPEILYKNIFTEIYAEEKNGFSDFLKKALTSEVSSVNVSKINGVQYISAVSSMRYSDWTLLITAPSGEFISENVFNLIRIFTLIALVGLILAVIIGFFIARKIVRPINLIIDALKNISQGEGDLTIKLPAGGGDETSVLSSYFNQTIFKLRNSIQKVGSGSKVMEEVGSDLESNMLSVSEFVTQITSSIENLNISFTEQEKSVSETDAAIEQIITTLRLLNESIVRQASVVEKSFSSFDKMTLSIGAVGGNVKETREAILNLSSATTDGRETLIKANEISQRIAEASDGLIETGSVIQNIASQTNLLAMNAAIEAAHAGETGKGFAVVASEIRKLAEESSAQGKKISVTLKNLIGEIETLAASASNAVEKFNFIAGYSKDVSHSIEGVVHAMEEQEQNGKAIWEMIKDVSNMTSEVKHSSGEMLLGGEKIIAETARLGNLTDVLRENMNEIASQVDLINDATKESLDIAVKNKQSIDELAAEVGKFKTE is encoded by the coding sequence GTGCGCGATTTACAGGGAAAGATTACGGGCGTAATAAGCGCATATCTTTTAGGTGATTCGCTTTCAAATTTAATAAGCGATATTATTGTCGGCGAAACGGGAACAGCTTATCTTATAAGCCCGGAGGGAATTATTATAGGTAACCGCCGGCCTGAAATTTTGTATAAAAATATTTTTACTGAAATATATGCGGAAGAAAAAAACGGTTTTTCGGATTTTTTAAAAAAGGCTTTAACTTCCGAAGTCTCCTCGGTTAATGTTTCAAAAATAAACGGGGTTCAATATATTTCCGCGGTATCGTCTATGAGGTATTCCGATTGGACATTATTGATAACGGCTCCTTCCGGAGAATTTATTTCGGAAAACGTATTTAATTTAATCCGTATTTTTACTTTAATAGCACTGGTAGGATTGATATTGGCAGTTATCATAGGCTTTTTTATAGCTCGAAAAATTGTAAGACCGATTAACCTCATAATAGATGCGCTTAAAAATATTTCTCAAGGAGAGGGCGATTTAACCATAAAATTGCCGGCAGGCGGCGGAGATGAAACAAGCGTTTTATCTTCATATTTTAATCAAACTATTTTTAAATTAAGAAATTCGATTCAAAAAGTAGGCTCAGGTTCTAAAGTAATGGAAGAGGTCGGCTCCGATTTGGAAAGCAATATGCTTTCGGTAAGCGAGTTTGTTACGCAAATTACTTCCAGTATAGAAAATTTAAATATAAGTTTTACCGAACAGGAAAAGAGCGTTTCGGAAACGGATGCCGCTATAGAGCAGATAATTACGACTTTAAGACTTTTAAACGAAAGCATTGTAAGACAGGCATCGGTTGTAGAAAAATCTTTTTCCTCTTTCGATAAGATGACTCTCAGCATAGGTGCCGTAGGCGGAAACGTAAAAGAAACCCGTGAAGCTATTTTAAATTTATCTTCCGCAACTACCGACGGGCGGGAAACTCTTATAAAAGCGAACGAAATTTCTCAGCGTATTGCGGAGGCTTCCGACGGTTTAATTGAAACGGGTTCCGTAATACAAAATATAGCCAGTCAAACAAATTTACTTGCAATGAATGCGGCTATTGAAGCCGCTCATGCAGGGGAAACCGGCAAGGGTTTTGCCGTTGTTGCTTCGGAAATAAGGAAACTTGCCGAAGAATCCAGCGCTCAGGGAAAGAAAATTTCGGTAACGCTTAAAAATTTAATAGGTGAAATTGAAACTCTTGCAGCTTCCGCCTCAAATGCCGTTGAAAAATTTAATTTTATTGCAGGCTATTCAAAGGATGTAAGCCATTCCATTGAAGGTGTTGTTCATGCAATGGAAGAGCAGGAGCAAAACGGAAAAGCCATTTGGGAAATGATTAAAGATGTAAGCAATATGACAAGCGAAGTTAAACACAGTTCCGGAGAAATGCTTTTGGGCGGAGAAAAGATTATTGCGGAAACCGCCCGTCTCGGAAATTTAACAGACGTTTTACGGGAAAATATGAATGAAATCGCCTCGCAAGTTGATTTGATAAACGATGCTACAAAAGAATCTCTCGATATTGCCGTAAAAAACAAACAAAGTATAGATGAGCTTGCTGCGGAAGTAGGTAAGTTTAAAACGGAATAG
- a CDS encoding lipid II:glycine glycyltransferase FemX, which produces MQETLILTEKYREEFDKTVNHPIQSWAWGEFKRSIGAIPERIGFFENGKMFAALQIIFSKIPKTKYTIGYAAKGVFSDKAPITLQKDILKILAKKHNAIFIKLEPDFCLSVKEDNCEEIEKIFIEKEKDFLAGKIIRGKHIFTLYDFHLNLNKSEEELTASFHSKTRYNIRLAEKKGVTVIDKSSEEGMEDYIRLMEETTKRQGFFNHNASYFKKMFKILPKEQLRIFEAVYNGEVLTAWILFNFNGKLYYPYGASSNNRREVMPNNLIMWKAIQYGKNTGCSMFDLWGSLGPKPEADDPWIGFHKFKAGYNPTLVKYIGAYDFIYKPVLYKLFNAANKIRWKILRKKKK; this is translated from the coding sequence ATGCAGGAAACTCTTATTTTAACTGAAAAATACAGGGAAGAATTCGATAAAACCGTAAATCACCCTATCCAATCATGGGCTTGGGGAGAATTTAAACGCTCTATCGGAGCAATCCCGGAACGTATAGGCTTTTTTGAAAACGGAAAAATGTTTGCGGCATTGCAAATAATTTTTTCTAAAATTCCCAAAACAAAATACACTATAGGATATGCGGCAAAAGGCGTTTTTTCGGATAAGGCTCCCATTACGCTCCAAAAAGATATTTTAAAAATCCTTGCAAAAAAACATAATGCGATTTTTATCAAACTTGAACCCGATTTTTGTCTTTCAGTAAAAGAAGATAACTGCGAAGAAATAGAAAAAATTTTTATCGAAAAGGAAAAAGATTTTTTAGCGGGAAAAATTATTCGGGGAAAACATATTTTTACACTTTATGATTTTCACTTAAATTTAAATAAATCCGAAGAAGAATTAACCGCATCGTTTCATTCAAAAACAAGGTATAATATACGCCTTGCCGAAAAAAAAGGCGTAACCGTAATCGATAAAAGTTCCGAAGAAGGAATGGAAGATTATATCCGTCTTATGGAAGAAACGACGAAAAGACAAGGCTTTTTTAATCATAATGCCTCTTATTTTAAAAAAATGTTTAAAATTTTACCGAAAGAGCAGCTTCGTATTTTTGAAGCCGTTTATAACGGCGAAGTTTTAACCGCATGGATTCTTTTTAATTTTAACGGAAAACTTTATTACCCTTACGGAGCTTCCTCAAATAACCGCCGCGAAGTAATGCCCAACAATTTAATAATGTGGAAGGCTATTCAATACGGAAAAAATACGGGCTGTTCCATGTTCGATTTATGGGGAAGTCTGGGGCCTAAGCCCGAAGCCGACGATCCATGGATAGGCTTTCATAAATTTAAAGCCGGTTACAATCCTACTCTTGTTAAATATATAGGAGCTTACGATTTTATATACAAACCGGTTTTATATAAACTCTTTAATGCCGCGAATAAAATACGCTGGAAAATCTTGCGCAAAAAGAAAAAATAA
- a CDS encoding LysM peptidoglycan-binding domain-containing M23 family metallopeptidase, translated as MKFNKQNRIIVFSLLFVLHCTFSQTPNGSYVKSVYPEIKNLEITDELFIQYNEGVSLARRAIAAGKQGKDLPFAFFLYTPKKEDSIIKIAARCSIPYDAIVTLNRIESVETDITGKPLILPCLPAVYLPENPLSSIEKLNAALFEKYKAEPVELNIYDTSTGNLKKRKVLCFANEVFDGTARAFFFKPFYKFPLKEGVLTSGFGMRANPFNGEKSYHPGIDLAAPTGTPVMACAAGKVKKISYSNIYGTHIVLSHTDGRESLYGHLSAVYVSLNESVKSGTLIGAVGSTGLSTGPHLHFEIREHGIPKNPAKYIEKGRK; from the coding sequence TTGAAATTCAATAAGCAAAACCGGATTATCGTATTTTCGCTTTTATTTGTTTTGCATTGCACCTTTTCGCAAACTCCTAATGGAAGCTATGTAAAAAGCGTTTACCCTGAAATTAAAAACCTGGAAATTACAGATGAACTTTTTATCCAATACAACGAAGGCGTTTCATTGGCAAGAAGAGCTATTGCGGCGGGAAAACAGGGAAAAGACCTCCCCTTCGCTTTTTTCTTATACACCCCTAAAAAAGAAGACTCGATTATAAAAATTGCAGCCCGTTGCTCAATTCCGTATGACGCAATAGTAACTCTTAACAGAATAGAATCGGTAGAAACCGATATTACAGGTAAGCCCCTTATTTTACCCTGCCTGCCTGCCGTCTATTTACCTGAAAACCCTCTTTCCAGTATTGAAAAATTAAATGCTGCCCTTTTTGAAAAATACAAGGCCGAACCCGTAGAATTAAATATCTATGATACCTCAACGGGAAATTTAAAAAAAAGAAAGGTTTTATGCTTTGCAAACGAAGTTTTCGACGGCACTGCAAGAGCCTTTTTCTTTAAACCCTTTTATAAATTTCCGTTAAAAGAAGGAGTCTTAACTTCAGGATTCGGTATGAGGGCAAATCCGTTTAACGGAGAAAAAAGCTATCATCCCGGAATAGACTTGGCGGCCCCTACAGGTACACCCGTTATGGCATGTGCCGCAGGAAAGGTAAAAAAAATTTCATACAGCAATATCTACGGAACCCATATCGTATTATCTCATACTGACGGAAGAGAAAGTCTTTACGGACATCTAAGCGCAGTTTATGTGTCCTTGAATGAAAGCGTAAAATCGGGTACACTCATCGGCGCAGTAGGTTCGACAGGCCTTTCTACGGGACCGCATCTTCATTTCGAAATACGGGAACACGGAATCCCTAAAAACCCTGCAAAATATATAGAAAAGGGAAGAAAATAA
- a CDS encoding DUF362 domain-containing protein, whose translation MAYKISNACTNCASCESECPVSAISESGGKRVIDADACISCGACAGVCPVEAISEE comes from the coding sequence ATGGCTTATAAAATTTCTAATGCCTGCACGAATTGTGCCTCGTGCGAAAGCGAATGCCCTGTAAGTGCTATAAGCGAAAGCGGCGGCAAACGCGTAATTGATGCTGATGCTTGCATCAGCTGCGGTGCTTGTGCGGGAGTTTGTCCTGTAGAAGCAATATCTGAAGAATAG
- a CDS encoding cytidylate kinase family protein — protein sequence MAIITISRKIASFGDETAKELANILNYDFIDRKSLEQDLLNRGISEAQLKKYDERKPGFWASLSRDRDAYFDYLREAVYEHASRGNCIFIGRGGFAILRNVPGLYSVRLVAADNIRIARIMDEFNWPEKKAKDLIEESDNNRDGFHKTFFNTENEDSSEYNMVINTGFIEPKTAAEIIKFGLEKTVSADEIILGEKRIKELLLAQKIVNHISFEIKLQIYFLEAEIDGEELTLHGVADNNAAIEKACAVAKEMSGNKKINSAITIVNEYKPFP from the coding sequence ATGGCAATTATAACAATTTCACGAAAAATCGCTTCTTTCGGAGATGAAACGGCAAAAGAATTGGCAAATATTTTAAATTACGATTTTATTGACCGTAAATCTTTGGAACAGGATTTATTAAATAGAGGAATTTCAGAAGCACAATTAAAAAAATACGATGAACGCAAGCCCGGATTTTGGGCATCTCTTTCGCGCGACAGAGATGCATATTTCGATTATTTAAGAGAAGCCGTGTATGAGCACGCTTCTCGAGGCAACTGTATCTTTATAGGACGAGGCGGATTTGCGATTTTACGGAATGTACCGGGATTGTATTCCGTACGCCTGGTAGCTGCCGACAATATCCGTATCGCACGCATTATGGACGAATTTAATTGGCCTGAAAAAAAAGCGAAAGACTTAATTGAAGAAAGCGATAATAACCGTGACGGTTTCCATAAAACTTTTTTTAATACGGAAAATGAAGATTCTTCCGAATATAATATGGTTATAAATACGGGGTTCATAGAACCTAAAACGGCGGCGGAAATTATAAAATTCGGACTTGAAAAAACGGTTTCGGCCGATGAAATAATTTTAGGCGAAAAAAGAATAAAAGAACTTTTACTTGCTCAAAAAATAGTAAACCACATTTCCTTTGAAATTAAACTTCAAATTTATTTTTTAGAGGCGGAAATAGACGGAGAAGAATTGACTCTGCACGGTGTTGCGGATAATAATGCGGCAATAGAAAAAGCCTGTGCCGTTGCGAAGGAAATGTCCGGAAATAAAAAAATCAATTCCGCAATTACAATCGTAAATGAATATAAACCTTTTCCGTAA
- a CDS encoding NUDIX hydrolase: protein MKKNKEILWKPVDVKEIFNTRVCTVCEKQSISPDGEKKTFTSLKAPDWVIIVPVCKSEEGENFVMVQQWRHAAEEVFMEFPGGVIDEGEAPDAAARRELLEETGKEARVLKHLAVLSPNPAIMENECHIFYAETGEESLSQELDSDEFLNVVNVPVKTAIKNMGRPPYTHAIMNAAMFLYIKNYGL from the coding sequence ATGAAAAAAAATAAAGAAATTTTATGGAAACCTGTTGACGTAAAAGAAATTTTTAATACGCGCGTATGTACTGTTTGTGAAAAACAAAGTATTTCCCCTGACGGTGAAAAAAAGACCTTTACATCCTTAAAGGCTCCCGATTGGGTTATTATAGTTCCCGTATGTAAGAGCGAAGAGGGAGAAAATTTTGTTATGGTACAGCAGTGGAGGCATGCGGCTGAAGAGGTTTTTATGGAATTTCCCGGCGGGGTTATCGATGAAGGCGAAGCTCCGGACGCCGCAGCAAGACGCGAGCTTTTGGAAGAAACGGGAAAAGAGGCAAGGGTGTTAAAGCATTTGGCGGTTCTTTCTCCGAATCCTGCAATTATGGAAAACGAGTGTCATATTTTTTATGCCGAAACCGGAGAGGAATCTTTATCGCAAGAACTAGATTCGGACGAATTTTTAAATGTTGTAAATGTTCCGGTAAAAACTGCAATAAAAAATATGGGAAGGCCGCCTTATACTCATGCTATTATGAATGCCGCGATGTTTTTGTATATAAAAAATTACGGCTTATAA
- a CDS encoding adenylate kinase produces the protein MNCIFLGPPGAGKGTLAFEVSKLYKIPHISTGDLFRTAIKNQTELGKKVKAVIDSGKLVSDDLTVALVKERLEKDDAKSGFILDGFPRTTAQADALEKIVKIDSVVNFDISDNEVIKRLSGRRICSSCGKSFHIEFIKPKTEGVCDSCSGELITRPDDKIEAIENRLDTYRKQTAPLIDYYGKKNLTVNIDARPSSDEVLKNFISKFPL, from the coding sequence ATGAACTGTATTTTTTTAGGTCCGCCGGGAGCAGGTAAGGGGACTTTGGCTTTTGAGGTTTCAAAGTTGTACAAGATACCGCATATTTCTACCGGAGATCTTTTTCGCACTGCAATTAAAAATCAAACCGAATTGGGTAAAAAAGTTAAGGCGGTTATTGATTCGGGAAAATTGGTAAGTGATGACCTTACGGTCGCATTGGTAAAAGAAAGACTGGAAAAAGATGACGCGAAGAGCGGATTTATTCTTGACGGTTTTCCCAGAACCACCGCTCAAGCGGACGCCTTGGAAAAAATCGTAAAAATCGATTCGGTTGTTAATTTCGATATTTCCGATAATGAGGTAATTAAGCGGCTTTCCGGCAGAAGAATTTGTTCTTCGTGCGGAAAAAGTTTTCATATTGAATTTATAAAACCTAAAACCGAAGGAGTTTGTGATTCGTGCAGCGGAGAGTTAATTACACGTCCTGATGATAAAATCGAGGCTATTGAAAACAGGTTGGATACATATCGCAAGCAAACCGCTCCGTTAATAGATTATTACGGAAAAAAGAATTTAACCGTAAATATTGACGCACGTCCCTCATCCGATGAAGTTTTAAAAAATTTTATATCGAAGTTTCCTTTATAA
- a CDS encoding ABC transporter substrate-binding protein produces the protein MKKTFFILLKKTALLFFLSLFFVNCNNKNSAQNTVELEFWGFPNFTSETGKDGDFEKSLIAAFEKENPSIKVRFTLLDFSEGPGKIEKSITSGNPPDIIYDSPGRIIVWANKNLLEPLDDILATEKPYITTGLLAVSAGKDRRTYMYPIHEVPFSMAFNKEMLEDLGLIDLLPYKRRDRSWTVAEYETLLKELRAKLPANKTPGVFYYKNQGGDQGTRAFLVNLYGDANLLNGDYSEYIYNSPNAVKNVKWTLNAIKQGMLLDGADLTSSDAIKMFIEGNAAHTILYSPQLNKLNDGKRKYKNKDFTPIYMPFPNDSSSPSLEFLAGGACIFSKNNAEKIKAAKKFLHFAATDKIWAKRLIKASGGFPASSKIEIEIDDDEILYNSVLERFFGQYYNNINGFSKMREYWNTALKEAAAGKDVQEVLNDFVRNSDNSLKNR, from the coding sequence ATGAAAAAAACTTTTTTTATATTATTAAAAAAGACGGCCTTACTGTTTTTTCTTTCTCTATTTTTTGTAAACTGTAATAATAAAAATTCGGCACAAAATACGGTGGAGCTGGAATTTTGGGGTTTCCCCAATTTTACTTCCGAAACCGGAAAAGACGGAGACTTTGAAAAAAGCCTTATAGCGGCTTTTGAAAAGGAGAACCCTTCAATAAAAGTAAGATTTACGCTTTTGGATTTCAGCGAGGGTCCTGGAAAAATAGAAAAATCCATTACTTCGGGTAATCCTCCCGATATTATATATGATTCTCCGGGGCGCATCATCGTTTGGGCAAATAAAAATTTGCTTGAACCCTTGGACGATATTCTTGCAACTGAAAAGCCTTATATAACTACGGGGCTTTTGGCGGTTTCCGCAGGGAAGGACAGGCGTACATACATGTATCCCATTCATGAAGTACCTTTTTCGATGGCATTTAATAAAGAAATGCTTGAAGACTTAGGTCTTATAGATTTACTTCCCTACAAACGCCGCGACCGCAGTTGGACGGTTGCCGAATATGAAACCCTTCTTAAAGAATTAAGAGCAAAACTGCCTGCAAACAAAACTCCCGGTGTTTTTTATTACAAAAATCAGGGAGGAGACCAAGGTACGCGGGCTTTTTTAGTTAATTTATACGGTGATGCAAATCTTTTAAACGGCGATTATTCCGAATATATTTATAATTCCCCGAATGCGGTAAAAAACGTTAAGTGGACATTAAATGCAATAAAACAGGGTATGCTTTTAGACGGAGCCGATTTAACTTCAAGCGATGCGATTAAAATGTTTATCGAAGGTAATGCAGCTCATACTATTTTGTATTCACCTCAATTAAATAAACTTAATGACGGTAAGCGCAAATATAAAAATAAAGATTTTACTCCTATTTATATGCCGTTTCCTAACGACTCCTCCTCTCCTTCTTTGGAATTTCTTGCAGGAGGTGCCTGTATATTTTCTAAAAATAATGCGGAAAAAATAAAAGCCGCTAAAAAATTTTTGCATTTTGCCGCTACGGATAAGATTTGGGCAAAGCGTTTAATAAAGGCATCGGGAGGTTTCCCTGCAAGTTCGAAAATAGAAATTGAAATAGATGACGATGAAATATTATATAATTCGGTTTTGGAACGCTTTTTCGGGCAATATTATAATAATATAAACGGCTTTTCGAAGATGCGGGAATATTGGAATACGGCTTTAAAAGAAGCCGCTGCCGGTAAAGATGTTCAAGAAGTTTTAAACGACTTTGTACGGAATTCCGATAATAGTTTAAAAAACCGGTAG
- a CDS encoding InlB B-repeat-containing protein, producing MKKNLKPIIFTAITAVLILTACDDNLKNMSHKRLVPIIPAPGQPLSVTVNFDAQGMGKTPEVFITKVESKIPVEKTPALEFSGYDFGGWYKEKECTNPWKNDTDIVTEDITLYAKWTQKTDVKAMDLWQSKTSPYPNDYYRIPALAVTNNGTLIAVTDLRYGNNSDLGNNHRISLLAKYSYDNGRSWKDEKFIKQVPDTADYGYGDSAFVADRESDAVLLLCVSGNVSYQAGTKSNHQKVKQFVSSDGGGFTESDITDTIFGFNNTWESLFFGSGRIMQSRYIKNGSHYRIYSALLSRGYGNAVCYSDDFGKNWNVLGNSNTSPIHNGDEPKVEELPDGSVVLSSRKDNGRYFNIFTYNADKVSGTWSGVKEYNSGNCRGTNGEILVVKARKKDTKSPVYLVLQSFPEVSDRKNVTIYWREIPNGTISIDEFVKSSEWKKYLVENGPGAYSTMSVQRDGGIGFLYERNTRGSGLDYDIAYRNLPISTITNNEYGPIFLGTGSMACPYTDLEGKPASEEDKNYYSGEKLHWK from the coding sequence ATGAAAAAGAATTTAAAACCGATTATCTTTACGGCTATTACGGCGGTGCTTATTTTAACAGCCTGCGATGATAATTTAAAAAACATGTCTCATAAAAGACTTGTGCCTATTATACCCGCTCCGGGGCAGCCCTTAAGCGTTACCGTAAATTTTGACGCGCAGGGAATGGGTAAAACGCCAGAGGTCTTTATTACCAAAGTAGAAAGTAAAATACCTGTAGAAAAAACTCCCGCTTTGGAATTTTCGGGGTATGATTTCGGCGGCTGGTATAAAGAAAAAGAATGTACGAATCCATGGAAGAACGATACGGATATTGTAACCGAAGATATTACCCTATATGCGAAATGGACACAAAAAACAGATGTGAAAGCAATGGATTTATGGCAAAGTAAAACCTCTCCCTATCCTAATGATTATTACAGAATTCCCGCCCTTGCGGTTACAAATAACGGAACCCTTATTGCGGTAACCGATTTGCGGTACGGCAATAATTCAGATTTAGGGAATAACCATCGAATAAGTCTATTGGCTAAATATTCTTACGATAACGGAAGGTCATGGAAAGATGAAAAATTTATTAAACAAGTTCCCGATACTGCCGATTACGGTTACGGAGATTCCGCCTTTGTTGCGGATAGGGAATCCGATGCTGTTCTTCTTTTATGTGTTTCGGGAAATGTTTCTTATCAGGCGGGAACAAAGAGTAATCATCAAAAAGTAAAGCAATTTGTTTCTTCCGACGGGGGGGGCTTTACGGAAAGCGATATAACGGATACTATTTTCGGCTTTAACAATACATGGGAAAGCTTATTTTTCGGTTCGGGAAGAATTATGCAGTCGCGTTATATAAAAAACGGAAGCCATTACCGCATTTACTCAGCCTTATTAAGCCGTGGTTACGGGAATGCCGTGTGCTATTCGGACGATTTCGGTAAGAACTGGAATGTATTGGGGAATTCGAATACTTCTCCCATACATAATGGAGATGAGCCTAAGGTGGAAGAACTGCCTGACGGAAGCGTAGTGCTTTCAAGCCGCAAGGATAACGGAAGGTATTTTAATATTTTTACTTATAATGCTGATAAAGTGTCGGGTACTTGGTCAGGAGTAAAAGAGTATAATTCGGGAAATTGCAGAGGAACAAACGGGGAAATTCTTGTAGTAAAGGCGCGTAAAAAAGATACGAAATCTCCTGTATATCTTGTACTGCAATCCTTTCCCGAGGTTTCCGACCGTAAAAATGTTACAATTTACTGGAGGGAAATCCCGAACGGTACAATTTCTATAGATGAATTTGTAAAATCTTCCGAATGGAAGAAATATTTGGTGGAAAACGGGCCAGGTGCTTATTCCACTATGTCAGTGCAGAGGGACGGAGGTATAGGTTTTTTGTACGAGCGCAATACACGCGGAAGCGGTCTTGATTACGATATTGCTTATAGAAATCTGCCTATAAGTACAATTACAAATAATGAGTACGGCCCTATTTTTTTAGGGACCGGTTCTATGGCCTGCCCGTATACCGATTTGGAGGGTAAGCCCGCATCGGAGGAGGATAAAAATTATTATTCCGGAGAAAAACTTCATTGGAAATAA
- a CDS encoding dicarboxylate/amino acid:cation symporter: MKIWIKYLIGILLGGCFAFFAPADGEFFNSAIKFLTDLSVQFGRYSLYPVLFFGFTVSIFKLRESRSLLKLAITVSLFIVLSSFFMSFFGLISVLIGNPSRIPIFVEETAKIERLGIIDSFLTLFPSSAFEAFINGLYILPVCIFAGFAGAGCAVDKNISKPALTLFDSLSRIAYAVTAFFVDMLSIGLIAISANWIIQFKGMLATKFFAGFIMLLFIDFVIIALVIYPVLLKIICRDVNPYKILYASIAPVCAAFFSGDTNLTLPVLLRHSNESLGVRRRISSVSLPVFSIFGRAGSAMVVTISFIVILKSYSSLGLVTGDMFWLVCMSALFSFFLGRFPIGGTYISLVAICSLYKGFESGFLILQPAAFFIGSIAAAIDSLTAITGTYIVGHIFEMTNPRDLRFFI; encoded by the coding sequence ATGAAAATTTGGATTAAATATCTGATAGGTATTTTGCTCGGAGGCTGTTTTGCTTTTTTTGCTCCCGCCGACGGCGAATTCTTCAATTCCGCAATTAAATTTTTAACGGACCTTTCCGTTCAATTCGGGCGGTATTCGTTATATCCCGTTTTATTTTTCGGTTTTACGGTAAGTATTTTTAAACTGCGAGAATCTCGCAGTTTATTAAAGTTGGCAATAACGGTTTCACTGTTTATCGTTTTATCTTCATTCTTTATGTCTTTTTTCGGTCTTATATCGGTTTTAATAGGAAACCCTTCGCGTATTCCCATTTTTGTAGAAGAAACCGCCAAGATTGAACGTTTGGGGATTATAGATTCGTTTTTAACCTTATTTCCTTCAAGTGCGTTTGAAGCTTTTATAAACGGCTTATATATACTTCCCGTATGTATTTTTGCAGGGTTTGCGGGAGCCGGCTGCGCGGTGGATAAGAATATCTCTAAACCCGCCTTGACGCTTTTCGATTCTCTTTCCAGAATTGCTTATGCCGTTACCGCATTTTTTGTTGATATGCTTTCGATAGGTTTAATTGCAATTTCGGCAAATTGGATAATTCAATTTAAAGGTATGCTGGCTACGAAGTTTTTTGCAGGTTTTATAATGCTTTTATTCATAGATTTTGTAATAATAGCCTTGGTTATTTATCCTGTCTTATTAAAAATTATTTGCAGGGACGTAAATCCCTATAAAATTCTTTATGCATCGATAGCTCCCGTTTGCGCCGCTTTTTTTTCAGGCGATACGAATTTAACCTTACCCGTACTTTTACGTCATTCAAACGAAAGTTTAGGCGTTCGCCGAAGAATTTCCTCCGTAAGTTTGCCGGTTTTTTCCATTTTCGGAAGAGCCGGGAGTGCAATGGTGGTAACTATCAGCTTTATAGTTATTTTAAAATCGTATTCGAGTTTGGGGCTTGTAACCGGAGATATGTTTTGGCTGGTTTGTATGTCCGCTTTATTTTCTTTTTTCCTGGGCAGATTTCCGATAGGAGGAACATATATTTCCCTTGTTGCAATATGTTCTCTTTACAAGGGATTTGAATCCGGATTTTTAATTTTACAGCCTGCCGCATTTTTTATAGGTTCCATAGCGGCTGCAATTGATTCTCTTACGGCAATTACCGGAACATATATAGTAGGGCATATTTTTGAAATGACAAATCCGCGCGATTTGAGGTTTTTCATTTAA